The following are from one region of the Arthrobacter sp. KBS0703 genome:
- a CDS encoding TRAP transporter large permease subunit → MEHTLAPRELEEVLPSDAEEILHHGHVAPRWSGAAWLDKVLEGIVGAAILAELVVILLNITVRVVTGDSVLWTQEVSEIALLSIAFIGGAIAYPKGAHMSVQALIMRLPASWKPYLAALVDCLVFVMSAGAFALFVPTLVQQIEEKTPILQLPVFWVSLPFSIGMVLIAWFAVLKLWRQERRTVLVAVGITAVLAAAVLVSQPLFYYASPNLLLAVVLIVLFVLLFLGLPIAFVLALASGIYLYLGGISEVSAIPIGMASGAKGFVLLAIPFFILAGTVMNSAGLTLPLAKLVDALIGHLRGGLLQVVVVTMYIFSGISGSKVADVAAVGTTMRGMLEERKYPRGEVVAVLSASAIMGETIPPSIVLLILGSITTISTTTLFLAGFVPAAFLALVVMGLVFFRARKQGGVASPKATWRARGSATFFAIPTLLLPVGMVVGILSGFATPTEVSSVAVAYAFILAAAYRRGSRRLLGDTLRETTTTAGMVLFIIAAASPLAQTLALAGVSQQIHDLMSGLGDSPVLFMLFTVILLIIMGQLLEGLPAVLIFAPLLLPIAIDFGVNPVQYAMVLIISMGIGSFAPPAGVGFYVACATGHETVEKSLKHFWPYLIAVFLGLLVLAAVPWFSTFLPAAAGLIPF, encoded by the coding sequence ATGGAACATACACTCGCACCCAGGGAACTCGAAGAGGTCCTTCCGTCTGACGCGGAAGAGATTCTCCACCACGGTCACGTCGCACCGCGCTGGAGCGGGGCCGCCTGGCTCGACAAAGTCCTGGAAGGAATTGTGGGCGCGGCGATCCTGGCCGAGCTCGTCGTCATCCTCCTGAACATCACGGTCAGGGTGGTCACCGGTGACTCGGTGCTCTGGACCCAGGAAGTCTCTGAAATCGCACTGCTGTCCATCGCCTTCATCGGCGGCGCCATCGCGTATCCCAAGGGCGCGCACATGTCCGTCCAGGCACTCATCATGCGCCTCCCGGCGAGCTGGAAGCCCTACCTGGCGGCCCTCGTCGACTGCCTTGTGTTCGTCATGAGCGCGGGGGCGTTTGCGCTGTTCGTTCCCACCCTCGTGCAGCAGATCGAGGAGAAAACACCGATCCTCCAGCTGCCCGTCTTCTGGGTCTCGCTGCCCTTCTCCATCGGCATGGTGCTCATCGCCTGGTTCGCGGTCCTCAAGCTCTGGCGGCAGGAACGCCGCACTGTCCTTGTGGCCGTCGGCATCACGGCAGTCCTGGCGGCCGCCGTCCTGGTCTCGCAGCCGCTTTTCTACTACGCCTCGCCCAACCTGCTTCTCGCCGTCGTGCTTATCGTTCTGTTCGTCCTGCTGTTCCTCGGCCTGCCGATCGCGTTCGTCCTCGCACTGGCTTCCGGCATCTACCTCTACCTGGGCGGCATTTCCGAGGTCAGCGCCATTCCGATCGGCATGGCCTCGGGGGCAAAGGGCTTCGTGCTCCTGGCCATCCCGTTCTTCATCCTCGCCGGCACAGTCATGAACTCCGCCGGCCTCACCCTCCCGCTGGCCAAACTCGTCGACGCGCTCATCGGGCACCTGCGCGGCGGCCTGCTTCAGGTGGTCGTCGTGACCATGTACATCTTCTCCGGCATCTCCGGCTCCAAGGTCGCGGACGTCGCCGCCGTCGGCACCACCATGCGGGGGATGCTCGAGGAACGCAAATACCCCCGCGGCGAAGTCGTCGCCGTCCTTTCAGCCTCGGCCATCATGGGCGAGACGATCCCGCCCAGCATCGTGCTCCTCATCCTCGGATCCATCACCACCATCTCCACCACCACGCTGTTCCTGGCCGGGTTCGTTCCCGCCGCCTTCCTGGCCCTCGTGGTCATGGGCCTCGTCTTCTTCCGCGCCCGCAAGCAGGGCGGCGTCGCCAGCCCCAAGGCCACCTGGCGCGCACGGGGGTCGGCAACCTTCTTCGCGATTCCCACCCTCCTGCTCCCTGTCGGCATGGTGGTGGGCATCCTGAGCGGCTTCGCCACTCCCACCGAGGTGTCCTCCGTGGCCGTCGCCTACGCCTTCATCCTCGCCGCCGCGTACCGCCGCGGCAGCAGGCGCCTGCTCGGCGACACGCTGCGGGAAACGACGACGACGGCCGGCATGGTTCTGTTCATCATCGCCGCCGCATCCCCGCTCGCCCAGACGCTCGCCCTGGCCGGTGTGTCACAGCAGATCCACGACCTCATGTCCGGGCTGGGCGACTCGCCGGTGCTGTTCATGCTGTTCACCGTCATATTGCTCATCATCATGGGCCAGCTGCTCGAGGGCCTTCCGGCGGTGCTGATCTTCGCACCCCTGCTCCTGCCGATCGCCATCGACTTCGGCGTCAACCCGGTGCAGTACGCCATGGTGCTGATCATTTCCATGGGCATCGGGTCCTTCGCGCCGCCGGCGGGCGTCGGCTTCTACGTTGCCTGTGCAACCGGGCATGAAACCGTGGAGAAGAGCCTCAAGCACTTCTGGCCCTACCTCATCGCCGTCTTCCTCGGGCTGCTTGTCCTTGCCGCCGTCCCGTGGTTCAGCACCTTCCTGCCCGCCGCTGCCGGACTCATCCCCTTCTAG
- a CDS encoding DctP family TRAP transporter solute-binding subunit, producing MKSKTRALTGVLTCTLAASLLAGCASGAPGGGGPVAKIQLSIPDPLTSSVGVSAQHFADQVKKTSNGSVAVTVVPNGTSFSGDQNAAVTRLQGGSLDALILSTSVYASVVPEMNAISIPYLFDNTAEEAAFLEGKPGQVLKDKLAEKNTVVLSFLTRTGRQITNSERPIEKPADLKGLKIRVPGNPLWTDFFGKLGASPTTMAFSEVFTGLQTGTIDGQENPIEVPWTNKFSEVQKYVSLTHHINDAWVLALSDKKWDSLTEEQKKALTDASAETATFKTGYDKEQSEKQLAELTSKGMTANEPSAAGLEQFKEVSKSLYPVFSELIGKEFFDQAIAAAK from the coding sequence ATGAAATCCAAGACCCGCGCCCTCACCGGAGTGCTGACATGCACCCTTGCCGCCTCGCTCCTCGCCGGCTGCGCTTCCGGAGCGCCCGGCGGGGGCGGGCCCGTGGCCAAGATCCAGCTGTCCATCCCGGACCCGCTCACGTCCTCCGTCGGCGTTTCGGCCCAGCACTTCGCCGACCAGGTGAAGAAGACATCCAACGGCTCTGTCGCGGTGACGGTCGTCCCCAACGGAACCAGCTTCAGCGGAGACCAGAACGCCGCCGTCACCCGGCTGCAGGGCGGTTCCCTGGACGCGCTCATTCTCTCGACCTCCGTGTACGCGTCGGTGGTGCCGGAAATGAATGCGATCAGCATCCCTTACCTCTTCGACAACACTGCTGAGGAAGCGGCGTTCCTGGAAGGAAAGCCGGGCCAGGTCCTCAAGGACAAGCTCGCCGAGAAAAACACCGTGGTGCTGTCCTTCCTCACCCGCACCGGACGGCAGATCACCAACTCCGAGCGCCCCATTGAAAAGCCGGCCGACCTCAAGGGCCTGAAAATCCGCGTCCCCGGCAACCCGCTGTGGACCGACTTCTTCGGGAAGCTGGGCGCGAGCCCGACGACGATGGCGTTCTCCGAGGTCTTCACCGGCCTGCAGACCGGAACGATCGACGGCCAGGAAAACCCGATCGAGGTGCCCTGGACCAACAAGTTCTCCGAGGTGCAGAAGTACGTTTCCCTGACCCACCACATCAACGACGCCTGGGTCCTGGCGCTGTCCGACAAGAAGTGGGACTCGCTCACCGAAGAGCAGAAGAAAGCCCTCACGGATGCCTCCGCCGAGACCGCGACCTTCAAGACCGGCTACGACAAGGAGCAGTCCGAGAAGCAGCTGGCTGAGCTTACAAGCAAGGGCATGACGGCCAACGAGCCGTCCGCCGCCGGGCTTGAGCAGTTCAAGGAAGTGTCCAAGAGCCTCTACCCGGTGTTCTCCGAGCTGATCGGCAAGGAATTCTTCGATCAGGCGATTGCCGCCGCCAAGTAG
- a CDS encoding NAD(P)H-dependent oxidoreductase, which translates to MNLHKLLSDREQQGRPVRVGLIGAGRYGTMYLAQANNIPGIHVVAIADINVKRAEGAFALVGWPENQIAPDIATALKNRSTTIVANADELFDVDIDVIVEATGNPIVGVKHALRAIETKKHIIMVTVEADALAGPALAKRAEEAGVVYSMAYGDQPALIMELVDWARTSGFDVVCAGKGAKYLEHYHEMNPDNVWENWEFSKELTDSGQLNPYMHTSFRDGTKASIEMAAVANGAGLTPSDNGLSFTPGDVEEIATICRPADVGGALAHEGSVDVMSSVNRDGSWISHNTQEGVFVVVKATNAYVSGCFNEYPWHPDPTGQYAALYRPYHYVGLELNMSIANAALRGIATGSPVGFFGDVVATAKKDLKAGEFLDGEGGFTVWGKLVSAKHSVAIGALPVALAHHVELRADIAKGATVRWEDVIMDDSLSQALELRRETEALVAEAALSI; encoded by the coding sequence ATGAACCTCCACAAACTTCTCAGCGATCGCGAGCAGCAGGGCCGCCCGGTTCGAGTCGGACTCATCGGAGCTGGCCGCTACGGCACCATGTATCTGGCCCAGGCGAACAACATTCCCGGTATCCACGTCGTCGCCATCGCCGACATCAACGTCAAGCGCGCTGAAGGCGCTTTCGCGCTGGTTGGGTGGCCCGAGAACCAGATCGCCCCCGACATCGCCACGGCGCTGAAGAACCGTTCGACCACCATCGTTGCAAATGCGGACGAACTGTTCGACGTCGACATCGACGTCATCGTCGAGGCAACGGGAAACCCCATTGTCGGGGTGAAGCACGCACTGCGCGCCATTGAAACCAAGAAGCACATCATCATGGTCACGGTTGAGGCGGATGCCCTGGCGGGGCCGGCCCTGGCCAAGCGCGCAGAAGAAGCCGGCGTGGTCTACTCAATGGCCTACGGCGACCAGCCGGCCCTCATCATGGAACTTGTCGACTGGGCGCGGACCAGCGGCTTCGACGTCGTCTGTGCCGGCAAGGGCGCAAAGTACCTTGAGCACTACCACGAGATGAACCCGGACAACGTCTGGGAGAACTGGGAGTTCTCCAAGGAGCTCACCGACTCCGGGCAGCTGAACCCCTACATGCACACCTCGTTCCGCGACGGCACCAAGGCCTCCATCGAGATGGCGGCCGTCGCTAACGGCGCAGGCCTGACCCCTTCCGACAACGGGCTGTCCTTCACCCCGGGCGACGTGGAGGAAATCGCCACGATCTGCCGCCCTGCCGACGTCGGCGGCGCCCTGGCCCATGAAGGAAGCGTCGACGTCATGTCCAGCGTCAACCGCGACGGCAGCTGGATCAGCCACAACACCCAGGAAGGCGTGTTCGTCGTCGTCAAGGCCACAAACGCGTATGTTTCCGGCTGCTTCAACGAGTACCCCTGGCACCCGGACCCCACCGGCCAGTACGCGGCGCTCTACCGCCCCTACCACTACGTGGGCCTCGAACTGAATATGTCCATCGCCAACGCAGCCCTTCGTGGCATCGCTACCGGGTCCCCGGTCGGTTTCTTCGGCGACGTCGTGGCCACCGCCAAAAAGGACCTCAAGGCAGGCGAATTCCTCGACGGCGAAGGCGGCTTCACGGTGTGGGGCAAGCTTGTCTCGGCCAAGCACTCCGTAGCCATCGGGGCCCTGCCGGTGGCGCTCGCCCACCACGTGGAACTCCGTGCCGACATCGCCAAGGGCGCGACTGTCCGGTGGGAAGACGTCATCATGGACGATTCACTGTCCCAGGCCCTTGAGCTGCGCCGTGAAACCGAAGCTCTCGTGGCCGAAGCCGCCCTCAGCATCTAA
- a CDS encoding LacI family DNA-binding transcriptional regulator has protein sequence MKKAPTIRDVAAAAGVSVSVVSRVLNPESGPVAPAKREQVLRVIAELGYRPRAAARELSAGHALTIGLVVADLANPFFAHLADRVVWEARSHGIQVVVMTTQEDPHLEADSLDTLLDRSVGGVIATPTGGNIEKWERLRDLGVNVVFVDRTIPELEDVDVVSIENSDSARRATEHLIALGHTRIGLITGPTSTSTGQARIEGYRSAHDNASITVDPMLIRDVPFRGDGGGDAVGSLLALPDSPTGLIVANTAQVQSSVRRLVQVGVRIPDELSVIVFDDNPWTELTNPPLNVIRQPIDMLAVHSVELVLGRMQGRLPAGARTIEVKADFVPRNSSAPLIRSAAS, from the coding sequence ATGAAAAAGGCCCCGACTATTCGCGATGTCGCGGCGGCGGCGGGTGTATCGGTCTCCGTGGTGTCCCGGGTCCTGAATCCCGAATCCGGACCCGTCGCGCCGGCAAAGCGCGAACAAGTATTACGGGTGATTGCGGAGCTCGGCTACCGGCCCCGCGCCGCGGCCCGGGAGCTCAGTGCAGGCCACGCGCTCACCATCGGGCTCGTGGTTGCGGATCTGGCCAACCCCTTCTTCGCCCACCTTGCAGACCGCGTCGTCTGGGAGGCCCGCAGCCACGGAATACAGGTGGTGGTCATGACCACCCAGGAGGACCCCCACCTTGAGGCAGACTCCCTTGACACTCTCCTCGACCGCTCCGTTGGCGGCGTCATCGCAACGCCCACTGGCGGCAACATCGAGAAGTGGGAACGGCTGCGTGACCTCGGCGTAAACGTTGTCTTCGTCGACCGCACCATCCCGGAGCTCGAGGATGTGGACGTCGTCAGCATCGAGAACTCCGATTCAGCCCGCCGCGCCACCGAGCACCTCATCGCCCTCGGCCACACCCGCATCGGCCTCATCACAGGCCCCACGAGCACCTCCACCGGCCAGGCACGGATCGAAGGCTACCGATCCGCCCACGACAACGCGTCCATCACGGTGGATCCCATGCTGATCCGGGACGTACCGTTCCGCGGAGACGGCGGCGGCGACGCCGTCGGGTCCCTGCTCGCGCTTCCGGACAGTCCCACGGGACTCATCGTCGCGAACACCGCCCAGGTGCAGAGCTCCGTCCGCCGCCTCGTTCAGGTCGGCGTGCGGATACCTGACGAACTCTCCGTCATCGTGTTCGACGACAATCCGTGGACCGAACTGACCAACCCGCCGCTCAACGTGATCCGCCAGCCGATCGATATGCTGGCCGTGCACTCCGTCGAACTCGTCCTCGGACGGATGCAGGGCCGGCTGCCGGCCGGTGCCCGAACCATCGAGGTCAAGGCGGACTTCGTGCCGCGCAACAGTTCTGCCCCTCTTATCCGCTCCGCTGCAAGTTAA
- a CDS encoding putative quinol monooxygenase, whose protein sequence is MTVIVTAVFTPKEGAFDDVVAALSPAIAEVHEEPGCLLYAIHEDPNGQILMIEKWETAELLDAHGAGEAVQRLNASLEGLLEEPVEVTRLAPIVAGTQHQGLL, encoded by the coding sequence ATGACCGTCATCGTCACTGCTGTATTCACGCCGAAAGAGGGCGCCTTCGACGACGTCGTCGCGGCCCTCTCCCCCGCCATCGCCGAAGTCCACGAAGAACCGGGCTGCCTGCTCTACGCCATCCACGAGGACCCGAACGGCCAGATCCTCATGATTGAGAAATGGGAAACCGCGGAGCTCCTCGACGCCCACGGCGCGGGCGAAGCCGTCCAGCGGTTGAATGCCTCGCTCGAGGGACTCCTGGAGGAGCCTGTTGAAGTGACCCGCCTGGCCCCGATCGTTGCCGGGACCCAGCACCAGGGACTGCTCTAG
- a CDS encoding phosphoribosyltransferase family protein, with amino-acid sequence MGIFADRADAGRQLGLRLEYLRGADAVVLGVPRGGVPVAFEVARALDAQLDVIVVRKLGVPSQPELAMGAIGEKGAFTLDKRVLALARVKDADLRAVEHRERRLLDDRVARVRAGRPPMDLRGRTAVVVDDGVATGSTARVACSIARKLGAARVVLAVPVASADILRSLPEADEVVCLFTPRHLTAVSQHYRDFSPTSDDEVVWLLEAAARRAQRATSAPGSPGPDEDVQILSDRVPLRGHLNLPRPAAAVVVFAHGSGSGRHSPRNRFVAAVLQRAGLGTLLLDLLSPGEELERANVFNIELLARRLTAATDWLGSRPDTASCGVGYFGASTGAGAALWAAAEQAEKGRQVSAVVSRGGRPDLAGPWLALVRAPTLLIVGSADHRVLELNRGAQVRMHCTNRLELVQGATHLFEEPGTLEQAAVLARDWFVQYMPREVEPGTEPAR; translated from the coding sequence ATGGGCATTTTCGCGGACAGGGCTGATGCGGGGCGGCAGTTGGGGCTGCGGCTGGAGTATTTGCGTGGGGCGGACGCCGTCGTCCTGGGCGTGCCCCGCGGCGGAGTGCCGGTGGCCTTCGAGGTTGCGCGGGCACTCGATGCGCAGCTCGATGTGATCGTCGTGCGCAAGCTGGGGGTACCGTCCCAACCCGAACTCGCGATGGGAGCCATCGGGGAAAAGGGGGCATTCACCCTGGACAAACGCGTCCTCGCACTCGCACGGGTCAAGGATGCAGACCTGCGGGCTGTTGAACACCGGGAGCGCCGCCTGCTTGATGATCGGGTGGCACGCGTCCGTGCTGGCCGGCCGCCCATGGATCTGCGCGGCCGCACCGCCGTGGTCGTCGATGACGGGGTTGCCACCGGATCAACGGCCCGCGTGGCCTGCAGCATCGCGCGCAAGCTGGGGGCGGCGAGAGTGGTCCTGGCCGTTCCTGTTGCCTCCGCCGACATCCTCCGCTCGTTGCCGGAGGCGGACGAGGTGGTGTGCCTCTTCACGCCCCGGCACCTCACCGCTGTCAGCCAGCACTACCGTGACTTTTCGCCGACCAGTGATGACGAGGTGGTGTGGCTGCTGGAAGCGGCCGCCCGGCGTGCGCAGAGGGCGACGTCGGCCCCCGGCAGCCCTGGCCCCGATGAAGACGTGCAGATTCTTTCGGACCGAGTGCCACTCCGGGGACACCTGAACCTTCCCCGGCCGGCTGCGGCAGTGGTGGTGTTCGCCCACGGCAGCGGCAGCGGCCGGCACAGTCCGCGGAACCGATTCGTCGCCGCGGTACTCCAACGGGCGGGCCTGGGCACCTTGCTTCTGGACCTGCTCAGCCCCGGCGAGGAGCTTGAGCGCGCCAACGTGTTCAACATCGAACTGCTTGCGCGCAGGCTGACGGCGGCTACGGACTGGCTTGGCAGCCGGCCGGACACGGCCTCGTGCGGCGTGGGCTACTTCGGCGCGAGTACAGGAGCCGGTGCCGCCTTGTGGGCGGCGGCTGAACAAGCCGAAAAGGGGCGTCAGGTCAGCGCGGTCGTCTCAAGGGGAGGCCGTCCGGACCTGGCCGGCCCGTGGCTTGCCCTTGTGCGCGCCCCGACGCTCTTGATTGTCGGCAGCGCAGACCACCGGGTGCTCGAGCTCAACCGCGGGGCGCAGGTCCGGATGCACTGCACCAACCGGCTGGAGCTGGTTCAGGGCGCAACCCACCTCTTCGAAGAACCCGGGACATTGGAGCAGGCAGCCGTCCTGGCCAGGGACTGGTTTGTCCAGTACATGCCCCGGGAGGTGGAACCTGGGACCGAGCCCGCCCGATGA
- a CDS encoding CapA family protein produces the protein MLELVRQTKGRVQLLVTSAHWGGNWGSEVPAAHRRLARSLIEAGADVVFGHSAHIFRGVEIYRMQRLSTQLGTRSSWIGGENALDIPICPEPDRTDRPDGGSP, from the coding sequence TTGCTGGAACTGGTCCGTCAGACGAAGGGCCGGGTCCAGTTGCTGGTCACGTCGGCACATTGGGGCGGCAACTGGGGATCGGAAGTCCCGGCCGCCCATCGAAGGTTGGCCCGGTCGCTGATCGAGGCAGGGGCCGACGTCGTGTTCGGGCATTCGGCCCACATTTTCCGCGGCGTCGAAATCTACAGGATGCAGCGGCTGAGCACACAGCTCGGCACGCGGAGCAGCTGGATCGGGGGCGAGAACGCCCTGGACATCCCGATCTGCCCGGAGCCGGACCGAACGGACCGGCCCGACGGCGGATCACCCTAA
- a CDS encoding IclR family transcriptional regulator, whose amino-acid sequence MSASDALAKSSTNPLLVLGKITSILDAFSLSKPVLSLSDIREHTGMPTSTVQRLVTNLTSQGFLDREEDAYRIGMRMAYWAAPATRGMEVIDILSPLLKTLRDTTGETACFFKAEQHYRVCVAMADTRHALRREMHLGKVLPLHAGSAGRVLLAWDPDLMDAVLLDPLEPITESTITSSGDLEAAVKKTRVDGFAITVGEREDGASGLSAPVFDSAAGLVGAVTISGPTLRMPLETCEAWVEPLLATAEHMTRLIGGRFPGES is encoded by the coding sequence ATGTCGGCGTCCGATGCTCTTGCGAAGTCCAGCACCAACCCCTTGCTTGTTCTCGGAAAAATAACCTCCATCCTGGATGCTTTCTCCCTCTCCAAGCCTGTCCTCTCGCTGAGCGACATCCGCGAGCACACGGGAATGCCGACGTCCACGGTCCAGCGGCTTGTCACGAACCTGACCTCCCAGGGATTCCTGGACCGCGAGGAGGATGCGTACCGCATCGGCATGAGGATGGCGTACTGGGCGGCTCCGGCAACGCGCGGAATGGAAGTCATCGACATCCTGAGCCCGCTCCTCAAGACGCTGCGGGACACCACGGGCGAGACTGCGTGTTTCTTCAAAGCTGAGCAGCACTACCGCGTCTGCGTGGCCATGGCCGACACCCGCCATGCGCTGCGCCGCGAGATGCATCTGGGCAAGGTCCTTCCGCTCCACGCCGGCTCGGCCGGGCGGGTACTCTTGGCCTGGGATCCGGACCTGATGGACGCCGTCCTGCTGGATCCGTTGGAGCCCATCACGGAATCCACCATCACCAGCTCCGGGGATCTGGAAGCCGCAGTCAAGAAGACGCGGGTGGACGGGTTTGCGATCACCGTGGGTGAGCGCGAAGACGGAGCGTCGGGCCTTTCGGCTCCCGTGTTCGACTCGGCGGCCGGACTGGTGGGGGCGGTGACCATCAGCGGACCCACCCTGAGGATGCCGCTGGAGACCTGTGAAGCCTGGGTGGAGCCGCTGCTAGCCACGGCGGAGCACATGACCAGGTTGATTGGCGGCCGGTTTCCCGGCGAGTCGTAA
- a CDS encoding glycerate kinase, giving the protein MTVLVAPDSFKGTYSAADVAAAIGAGIEDGGGTAVRPPVADGGEGTFDVLCRSLRASAMPVDVLNSWGEPLSAIIGLAAAGTAVVEVAQASGLTSARNSPQDALTAGTYGTGMLIAAAVDHGATHILVAAGGSATTDGGAGAVRAIQDHGGLRGARITVLSDVTTTFLDAPRVFGPQKGADPAGIRLLEERLTHLTGSYPRNPAGVPRTGAAGGLSGGLWAHFGADLVSGADAVLDAARFDAHLESADAVVVGEGRLDSQTGEGKIISAILERVRNSGRTIPVVAVVGSVAADLGTYAENFTEILIAIDAAEMQAAGKSVAGYSKRC; this is encoded by the coding sequence ATGACCGTCCTTGTTGCCCCGGACAGCTTCAAGGGGACATACTCGGCGGCGGACGTCGCCGCGGCAATCGGCGCCGGCATCGAAGACGGGGGCGGCACGGCCGTGCGGCCGCCCGTTGCCGACGGGGGCGAGGGGACGTTCGATGTGCTCTGCCGCAGCCTGCGGGCGTCGGCAATGCCGGTGGACGTGCTGAATTCCTGGGGCGAGCCGCTGTCCGCGATCATCGGACTCGCCGCGGCCGGGACCGCCGTCGTCGAGGTTGCCCAGGCCAGCGGCCTCACATCCGCACGGAACAGCCCGCAGGATGCGTTAACCGCCGGCACATACGGAACCGGCATGCTGATCGCGGCCGCCGTGGACCACGGCGCCACGCACATCCTGGTGGCAGCCGGCGGTTCAGCCACCACCGACGGCGGAGCAGGCGCGGTCCGCGCCATCCAGGACCACGGCGGACTCCGGGGTGCCCGGATCACTGTCCTCTCCGATGTGACCACGACGTTCCTGGACGCTCCGCGCGTCTTCGGACCCCAGAAAGGGGCCGACCCGGCCGGCATCAGGCTGCTGGAAGAACGGCTCACGCACCTTACCGGTTCGTATCCGCGGAACCCGGCAGGCGTGCCGCGCACCGGCGCGGCCGGCGGCCTCTCCGGCGGGTTGTGGGCGCACTTCGGGGCGGACCTGGTGTCCGGCGCGGACGCTGTCCTGGACGCGGCAAGGTTCGACGCCCACCTGGAGTCAGCCGACGCCGTGGTGGTCGGGGAGGGGCGCCTCGACTCCCAGACCGGGGAGGGCAAGATCATCTCGGCCATCTTGGAAAGAGTGCGGAACTCCGGCCGGACCATCCCCGTGGTGGCGGTTGTGGGATCCGTAGCGGCGGACCTCGGTACCTACGCGGAAAATTTCACGGAGATCCTCATCGCCATCGACGCGGCCGAGATGCAGGCCGCCGGAAAGTCCGTGGCCGGCTACTCCAAGCGCTGCTAG
- a CDS encoding D-glycerate dehydrogenase, with amino-acid sequence MGNRFLVTTAIPEPGLQLLSDAGRVTVLPEPPDYETLAALCASGDFDVVLTQLRDVIDEPLLAGARLRGVSNFAVGYNNIDVGAATRHGILVGNTPGVLTDATADIAMLLILGTARRVVEADRLVRDGKFLGWEPELLLGRDVSGAVLGLAGFGRIARSTARRALGFGMAVLFAPRPPGDRPVSDDELGEFAGKVQQVPWDELVERSDFLSLHVPLNDQTRHLVDAGVLERMKSDAILINTARGPVVDEAALVDALRNGVIAGAGLDVFEDEPKLAPGLAELPNTVLLPHVGSATVPVRSEMARLSALNAVAIAEGRTPPHAVNHLATA; translated from the coding sequence GTGGGCAACAGATTCCTGGTCACCACCGCCATTCCGGAGCCCGGACTTCAGCTGCTGTCCGACGCCGGCCGGGTCACCGTGCTGCCCGAACCGCCGGATTACGAGACGCTGGCGGCGCTGTGCGCCTCGGGTGATTTCGACGTCGTCCTCACCCAGCTGCGCGATGTCATCGACGAGCCGCTCCTGGCCGGCGCCCGCCTGCGGGGCGTGTCCAACTTCGCCGTGGGATACAACAACATCGACGTCGGCGCCGCCACCCGGCACGGCATCCTGGTGGGCAACACCCCCGGGGTCCTGACCGACGCGACGGCGGACATCGCCATGCTGCTCATCCTCGGCACGGCCCGGCGCGTGGTCGAGGCGGACCGGCTGGTCCGCGATGGCAAGTTCCTCGGCTGGGAACCGGAGCTCCTGCTGGGCCGGGACGTCTCCGGCGCGGTGCTGGGCCTGGCCGGCTTCGGCAGGATCGCCCGTTCCACCGCCCGGCGCGCACTGGGCTTCGGCATGGCGGTGCTCTTCGCGCCGCGTCCCCCGGGCGACCGCCCCGTCAGCGACGACGAACTCGGCGAGTTCGCCGGCAAGGTCCAGCAGGTCCCCTGGGACGAACTGGTGGAGCGCAGTGACTTCCTGTCCCTGCACGTGCCGCTCAACGACCAGACCCGGCACCTCGTGGATGCCGGCGTGCTGGAGCGGATGAAATCCGATGCCATCCTGATCAACACCGCGCGCGGCCCGGTGGTGGACGAGGCAGCCCTGGTGGACGCTCTCCGCAACGGCGTCATCGCCGGTGCCGGACTGGACGTCTTCGAGGACGAACCGAAGCTCGCACCCGGTCTGGCCGAGCTGCCCAACACCGTCCTGCTGCCGCACGTGGGCAGCGCCACCGTGCCCGTACGCAGCGAAATGGCCCGGCTCAGCGCCCTGAACGCCGTCGCCATCGCGGAGGGCCGCACCCCGCCGCACGCCGTCAACCACCTCGCCACGGCATGA